A stretch of DNA from Hydrogenophaga sp. SL48:
CGCACGCGCTGGCGGGCGTCCCACAACAGGTCGACGTCTTGCGTGGCGAGCGCGCCAGCGACGATGCGAACGCCCGCTGCGGCTTCGTAGGCGTAGAGCGCGTGCGTGCCGACCACCGTGAAATGCGGGGCCAGACCGCTGTCTTCCAGCTTGTTGAGCAGGTCCACCACCAAGGCGGGCACGCGCCCCGCGCGCACGGCTTTGTTGAGCCGCTGAGCGGTGGTGGCCGCGGCTTTCAGGCTGGCCAGCCGGGCCTCGGTCTCTGTCTTGCGCGCCTTGAAAGCGGTGTAGGTGGCTTCCAGCGCCGGGCTTCGGGCGCCCAGTCGCTGTTGCCGGTTGCGCCGCCCGGTCTTGATCAGGTACTCATAGGCGCCTTCCTGCTTCCAGTACATGCCGCCTTCGTATTGGCGGGCGAGCGCCTTCACACGGGTCAGTTCGGCCAGGATGGTCTGGGCGTCGATGACCTGGCGGGCGGCCTCGTCGGACAGGGGTAGGTAGTTCATTCACCTGTTTCAGATAAAAAATGCAATCTAACAGGTGAATTGTTGCAAATCAACAGCTTATGAACGTCTTTCAGGCTTCTGAAACATGAAATTCTTCCGAAGGGCACTCGCAGCACGCCGGGCACGGTGCCCTGGGAGGTGCCCAGTCTGCCGGTGAGGCCGCTCCTTGGGCCGGCCTACAATCCCGCCCCTTTGTCCCAACGCCGCACCCCACCCATGAACATCACCGTCAACGCCGACCTGAAGGCCTACATCGACCCGCTGACCCCCGACGAGCACGACGCGCTGGAGCGCAGCCTGCTGGCCGAGGGTTGCCGCGATGCGCTGGTGCTCTGGGGCGACGTGCTGGTGGACGGCCACAACCGCTATGGCATCTGCCAGAAGCACGGCCTGCCGTTCCAGACGGTGCAGAACCCGCGCTTCCAGTCGATGGAGGACGTGCACCTCTGGATGATCGACCAGCACCTGGGGCGCCGCAGCGTGTCGGACTTCCAGCGCGGCGTGCTGGCGCTGCGCCGGCGCGAGATCGAGGCCGAGCGGCGAGGGCGGGCCCGGGCCGAGTCGGCGGCGGCCGACGTGAACGAGGCCGTCGGGCCGGAGGACGCACCGTCTGCCGCCGAAGCGCCCGCGCCCAAGCCCTTGAAGACCCGCGAAGACATCGCCCGCGCGGCGCGCCTGAGCAGCGGCCAGGTGGTGATGATCGAGAAGATCCAGAAGCAGGCCGCGCCCGAACTGGTGGATGCCTTGAAGTCGGGCGCGATCTCGCTCAACGCCGCCGCCGTGGTGGCCAGCCTGCCCGCCGAAGAACAGAAGGCCGCCGCGCTGGCCGGCAAGGACGAACTCAAGCAGGTGGTCAAGCGCGTGCGCGAGTCGCGCCGCA
This window harbors:
- a CDS encoding GSU2403 family nucleotidyltransferase fold protein, whose product is MNYLPLSDEAARQVIDAQTILAELTRVKALARQYEGGMYWKQEGAYEYLIKTGRRNRQQRLGARSPALEATYTAFKARKTETEARLASLKAAATTAQRLNKAVRAGRVPALVVDLLNKLEDSGLAPHFTVVGTHALYAYEAAAGVRIVAGALATQDVDLLWDARQRVRFLADIKHLDKSMLQLLQEVDPTFVHKDLHAETAINAKGFEVDFLRRMQEGDDPHPFKLSEAEDELWPVMAERAKILTEAPRFSHVVIGATGRMAVMHTISPATFVEFKRWLADRPNREPSKRRRDALQAQTVRGLMDEGLLLAP
- a CDS encoding plasmid replication/partition related protein → MNITVNADLKAYIDPLTPDEHDALERSLLAEGCRDALVLWGDVLVDGHNRYGICQKHGLPFQTVQNPRFQSMEDVHLWMIDQHLGRRSVSDFQRGVLALRRREIEAERRGRARAESAAADVNEAVGPEDAPSAAEAPAPKPLKTREDIARAARLSSGQVVMIEKIQKQAAPELVDALKSGAISLNAAAVVASLPAEEQKAAALAGKDELKQVVKRVRESRRKPAEDAADAAPGQDVGEAPDELQALRHRVTELEAENASLREQLQALSAQLVD